The following coding sequences are from one Tolumonas lignilytica window:
- a CDS encoding EF-hand domain-containing protein, whose translation MKVMGATLLATILCVPVYAAEAPQAKPAPVKADTLFNQADKNHDGKLDPQEFEVYKKLQEERLIAQIKQRIDSMQFSSFDKDGDKFITKDELKAARMEAQQKMMQNIRNRQQLQIKSVTSTPASAPAATDSSKK comes from the coding sequence ATGAAAGTGATGGGCGCTACGCTACTGGCAACAATACTGTGTGTACCTGTTTATGCTGCTGAAGCTCCGCAGGCCAAACCGGCTCCGGTGAAAGCGGATACCCTTTTTAATCAGGCCGATAAGAATCACGATGGTAAATTGGATCCGCAAGAATTTGAAGTTTACAAAAAGCTGCAGGAAGAACGTCTGATAGCGCAAATCAAGCAGCGTATCGACAGCATGCAGTTCTCATCATTTGATAAAGATGGCGACAAATTTATCACTAAGGATGAGTTAAAAGCGGCACGCATGGAAGCACAACAAAAGATGATGCAGAACATTCGTAATCGCCAACAGTTACAGATCAAGTCGGTGACATCAACACCGGCATCAGCACCCGCCGCAACAGATTCTTCCAAGAAATAA
- a CDS encoding ubiquinone biosynthesis accessory factor UbiJ: MTPSPLSVTLAALLETGLNQLLSLDPQSRERSKALFGKILKLELQGIPALWLCFSAQRVDVLTHFEHPAHASISLKWQGLQVLRQPENLSRYIREERLDMQGDPALFHAFSHLFNALDIDWEEHLSAYTGDVLAHWFCRGVRQVKQAVCNQGQLTRQDLREAITEEWQLAPGALQVAAFCDDVTELAQESEQLLQRAARLLQRSQA; this comes from the coding sequence ATGACTCCGTCCCCCCTGAGCGTCACCTTAGCCGCTTTGCTGGAAACCGGGTTGAATCAGTTATTGTCTCTTGATCCGCAATCAAGGGAACGCAGTAAGGCTCTATTTGGCAAAATACTGAAACTCGAACTTCAAGGGATCCCTGCTCTGTGGCTCTGTTTTTCAGCGCAACGGGTCGATGTGCTGACGCATTTTGAGCATCCGGCACATGCCAGCATCAGTCTCAAATGGCAGGGATTACAAGTCTTGCGCCAGCCAGAAAATCTGAGCCGCTATATCCGCGAAGAACGCCTCGACATGCAAGGCGATCCCGCCTTGTTTCATGCCTTCAGCCATTTATTCAATGCATTAGATATCGACTGGGAAGAACATTTATCGGCCTATACCGGTGATGTCTTGGCCCATTGGTTCTGCCGCGGTGTCCGTCAGGTCAAACAAGCGGTATGCAATCAGGGACAGCTGACCCGGCAGGATCTCCGGGAAGCCATCACCGAGGAATGGCAACTGGCCCCCGGTGCCTTACAGGTTGCAGCCTTCTGCGATGACGTCACGGAGCTGGCGCAGGAGAGCGAGCAGCTATTACAACGCGCCGCGCGGTTATTGCAGCGGAGCCAGGCATGA
- the ubiB gene encoding ubiquinone biosynthesis regulatory protein kinase UbiB, producing the protein MILREWRRLYKIGRVLLQHGLDELIPRQWQPWPVRLCRKSLFWLRNRYPTQSRGARLRHAFENLGPVFIKFGQMLSTRRDLLPPDLAEELALLQDRVPPFDGQLARQQIEQALGQPIEALFTDFDLQPLASASVAQVHTARLKSNQADVVIKVIRPDIKHVIGDDIRLMRLVARMIAFLMPNNRLRPVEVVEEYRRTLLDELNLMSEAANTIQLRRNFENSPHLYVPFVYSDYCRENVLVMERIYGIPVSDRDALEANGTDLKLLAERGVEVFFTQVFRDSFFHADMHPGNVFVSYEHPHDPQWIGIDCGIVGTLNRQDKRYLAENFLAFFNRDYRKVAELHVQSGWVPPDTKVEEFESALRTVLEPIFAKPLAEISFGHVLLNLFNTARRFNMHVQPQLVLLQKTLLYIEGLGRHLYPQLDLWQTAKPFLEHWMRQQIGPQAAWRAIKEKGPFWVEKLPEMPDLIFDTLTQVQHQHHMVKGLYQQYHQQHRRHAQARYLLGTGATLMLGSILLLSAHEQLATVGLTISVLCWINGWWKISRR; encoded by the coding sequence ATGATCTTACGTGAATGGCGACGTCTTTATAAAATTGGACGGGTTTTACTGCAACATGGGCTGGATGAATTAATTCCACGCCAGTGGCAACCCTGGCCCGTACGTTTATGTCGGAAAAGTTTGTTCTGGCTTCGTAATCGTTATCCGACACAATCACGTGGTGCCCGATTACGCCATGCCTTTGAAAATTTAGGCCCCGTATTTATCAAATTTGGCCAGATGCTGTCGACGCGTCGGGATTTACTGCCTCCTGATTTGGCGGAAGAATTAGCACTGTTGCAAGACCGTGTGCCACCATTTGACGGGCAGTTGGCCCGTCAGCAAATCGAACAGGCACTGGGTCAGCCCATCGAGGCGCTGTTTACCGATTTTGACCTGCAACCGCTGGCCTCGGCATCAGTGGCGCAGGTGCATACGGCCCGGCTCAAATCCAATCAGGCGGATGTTGTCATCAAGGTGATCCGCCCGGATATCAAACATGTCATTGGCGATGACATCCGCCTGATGCGGTTAGTTGCCCGGATGATTGCGTTCCTGATGCCGAATAACCGGTTACGCCCGGTGGAGGTCGTTGAGGAATATCGCCGGACCTTGCTGGATGAACTCAATCTGATGAGTGAAGCCGCCAACACCATTCAGCTACGCCGCAATTTTGAAAACTCACCGCATCTGTACGTCCCGTTTGTCTACTCCGACTATTGCCGGGAAAATGTACTGGTCATGGAGCGCATATATGGGATCCCGGTCTCTGACCGTGACGCACTGGAAGCCAACGGCACGGATTTAAAACTGCTGGCCGAACGCGGGGTCGAGGTATTTTTCACTCAGGTGTTCCGTGACAGCTTTTTCCATGCCGACATGCATCCGGGCAATGTGTTTGTCTCTTATGAACATCCGCATGATCCGCAGTGGATCGGCATTGACTGCGGCATTGTCGGCACGTTGAACCGGCAGGATAAACGCTATCTGGCCGAGAATTTTCTGGCCTTTTTCAATCGCGATTATCGCAAGGTGGCCGAGTTGCACGTGCAATCCGGCTGGGTGCCGCCCGATACCAAAGTAGAAGAGTTTGAGTCAGCGTTGCGCACAGTTCTTGAGCCTATCTTTGCCAAACCGCTTGCCGAAATCTCATTTGGCCATGTGCTCCTGAATCTGTTTAATACTGCCCGCCGCTTCAATATGCATGTGCAGCCACAACTGGTTTTGCTGCAAAAAACCTTGTTGTATATCGAAGGATTGGGACGGCATCTCTATCCGCAACTGGATCTGTGGCAGACCGCCAAGCCGTTCCTCGAACACTGGATGCGACAGCAGATCGGGCCACAGGCCGCCTGGCGGGCGATAAAAGAAAAAGGCCCGTTCTGGGTGGAAAAACTGCCCGAAATGCCGGATCTGATTTTTGATACCCTGACTCAGGTGCAACACCAGCACCACATGGTGAAGGGGTTGTATCAGCAATACCATCAGCAACACCGCCGCCATGCACAGGCGCGTTATTTATTAGGTACGGGGGCCACCTTGATGCTGGGCAGCATTCTGCTGCTGTCAGCGCATGAACAATTAGCCACCGTAGGATTAACGATCAGTGTTCTTTGCTGGATAAACGGCTGGTGGAAAATTTCCCGCCGTTAA
- a CDS encoding L,D-transpeptidase family protein gives MPKADLVVVKKSQYSLTLYSKGVALKRYWIALGPNPKGTKVREGDMKTPEGRYLLDYKKTDSNYYKAFHISYPSVADMQRARKLGVDPGGQVLLHGQRKGSIMSNETLQNSNWTNGCIALINADMDELWQSVAPGTPIEIRP, from the coding sequence CGAAAGCGGATTTGGTTGTCGTAAAAAAATCACAGTATAGCCTTACTTTATACTCGAAAGGCGTAGCGCTGAAGCGCTATTGGATTGCACTGGGGCCGAATCCGAAAGGAACCAAAGTTCGGGAAGGCGATATGAAAACGCCGGAAGGCCGGTATTTATTAGACTATAAAAAAACGGATTCGAATTACTACAAAGCCTTTCACATTTCCTATCCGAGTGTGGCAGATATGCAGCGGGCGAGAAAGCTGGGCGTTGACCCAGGTGGTCAGGTTTTGCTGCATGGTCAGCGCAAGGGCTCTATCATGAGCAATGAAACCTTGCAAAACTCTAACTGGACCAATGGTTGTATCGCATTAATCAATGCCGACATGGATGAGCTGTGGCAATCCGTGGCACCTGGAACACCAATCGAGATCCGGCCCTGA
- a CDS encoding 7-cyano-7-deazaguanine/7-aminomethyl-7-deazaguanine transporter has product MLLTESQSRFALWRLSLFHILIIASSNYLVQLPIEIVGVHTTWGAFSFPFIFLATDLTVRIFGSALARRIIFCAMLPALVISYLLSVLFHAGHFVGLAPVMQLNLFVARIACASFMAYLLGQILDISVFSKLRQLPQWWVAPTASTIIGNMLDTVAFFGIAFYHSPDLFMATHWVEIACVDYAVKLFISIGLFVPAYGVLLRYLTKKLLGQHQSDWQAI; this is encoded by the coding sequence ATGTTGCTGACTGAAAGCCAATCACGCTTTGCGTTGTGGCGTTTATCGCTGTTCCACATTTTGATCATTGCCTCCAGTAATTATCTGGTGCAATTGCCGATAGAAATTGTTGGTGTGCATACCACCTGGGGAGCTTTTAGTTTCCCGTTTATATTTCTGGCCACTGATCTCACGGTGCGTATTTTTGGTTCTGCCTTGGCCCGGCGCATTATTTTTTGTGCCATGCTGCCCGCACTGGTGATCTCATATTTGCTGTCGGTGTTGTTCCATGCCGGTCATTTTGTGGGTCTGGCTCCGGTCATGCAGTTAAACCTGTTCGTAGCCAGAATCGCCTGTGCCAGCTTTATGGCTTATTTACTCGGGCAGATCCTGGATATTTCGGTGTTCAGTAAATTACGGCAACTGCCCCAGTGGTGGGTGGCTCCAACGGCCTCTACGATCATTGGCAATATGTTGGACACCGTTGCCTTTTTTGGCATCGCGTTTTATCACAGCCCTGATTTGTTTATGGCTACACATTGGGTTGAAATTGCGTGCGTTGACTATGCGGTGAAGCTATTCATCAGCATTGGCTTGTTTGTTCCGGCTTACGGAGTGTTGTTGCGTTATCTGACCAAGAAATTGCTGGGGCAGCATCAATCTGACTGGCAGGCCATCTGA
- the ubiE gene encoding bifunctional demethylmenaquinone methyltransferase/2-methoxy-6-polyprenyl-1,4-benzoquinol methylase UbiE, whose translation MSDNTHFGFKTVPETEKEQLVADVFHSVAEKYDLMNDLMSFGIHRLWKRFTIDCASVRPGQKVLDLAGGTGDLTAKFSRLVGETGEVVLADINDSMLKVGREKLRNLGLVNNIRYVQANAENLPFPDNYFDLITIGFGLRNVTHKELALASMYRALKPGGRLLVLEFSKPTNVVMSKLYDFYSFKVLPKMGQLVAKDSDSYQYLAESIRMHPDQETLKTMMETVGFEQVTYHNLTQGVVALHRGFKF comes from the coding sequence ATGTCGGACAATACTCATTTCGGCTTTAAAACCGTCCCGGAAACTGAAAAAGAACAGCTGGTTGCAGATGTATTTCATTCTGTTGCGGAAAAATATGACCTGATGAATGACTTAATGTCATTCGGTATTCATCGTCTGTGGAAACGATTCACGATTGACTGTGCCAGCGTTCGCCCAGGCCAGAAAGTGCTGGACCTGGCCGGCGGTACCGGTGATCTGACTGCCAAATTCTCTCGACTGGTGGGTGAAACCGGCGAAGTCGTATTGGCCGATATCAATGATTCGATGCTGAAGGTCGGGCGTGAAAAACTGCGGAATCTGGGTCTGGTCAACAATATCCGCTATGTGCAGGCCAATGCCGAAAACTTACCGTTTCCGGATAACTATTTTGACTTGATCACCATCGGTTTTGGCTTACGGAATGTCACCCACAAGGAACTGGCGCTGGCTTCTATGTATCGGGCACTCAAACCGGGCGGACGCTTGCTGGTCTTGGAATTCTCCAAACCGACTAACGTCGTCATGTCAAAACTGTACGATTTTTATTCTTTCAAAGTGCTGCCCAAAATGGGTCAACTGGTTGCTAAAGACAGCGACAGTTATCAATATCTGGCAGAATCGATCCGCATGCATCCGGATCAGGAAACCTTGAAAACCATGATGGAAACAGTCGGTTTTGAACAGGTGACTTATCACAACCTGACTCAGGGTGTTGTTGCCCTGCACCGTGGCTTTAAATTCTGA
- the hemB gene encoding porphobilinogen synthase: MPQFVSSPFPLRRLRRVRKHEFSRRLVRENQLSVDDLIYPMFVLEGENRRETISSMPGIERLSLDLLLKEAEELVALNIPAIALFPVIPAEQKSLLAEEAYNEDGLVPRVVRVLKAHFPELGIITDVALDPYTTHGQDGVIDDQGYVLNDITSDILVRQALCHAKAGADVVAPSDMMDGRIAAIRHELERQNLVNTQIMAYSAKYASNYYGPFRDAVGSAANLGKSNKNTYQMDPANSDEALHEVGLDIQEGADMVMVKPGMPYLDIVQRVKSQYGVPTFAYQVSGEYAMHMAAIQNGWLKEQECIMESLLCFKRAGADGILTYFAKRAAGWLQNK; encoded by the coding sequence ATGCCACAATTTGTTTCCTCCCCATTCCCGCTGCGCCGTCTGCGCCGGGTGCGTAAACATGAATTCAGCCGCCGTTTGGTACGGGAAAACCAACTGAGCGTCGACGACTTGATCTATCCGATGTTCGTTCTGGAAGGTGAGAATCGCCGGGAAACCATCAGTAGTATGCCGGGGATTGAGCGTTTATCTCTCGATCTGCTGCTCAAGGAAGCGGAAGAACTGGTTGCGCTGAACATCCCGGCTATTGCGCTGTTTCCGGTTATTCCTGCAGAACAAAAGAGTCTGCTCGCAGAAGAAGCCTATAACGAAGACGGGCTGGTCCCGCGTGTCGTCCGGGTATTAAAAGCGCATTTCCCGGAACTGGGGATCATTACCGACGTCGCGCTGGATCCCTACACAACACATGGTCAGGATGGTGTCATTGATGATCAGGGCTATGTTCTGAATGACATCACCAGCGATATTCTGGTTCGTCAGGCGTTGTGTCATGCCAAGGCCGGGGCGGATGTGGTGGCGCCCTCCGATATGATGGATGGCCGTATCGCTGCTATCCGGCACGAACTGGAACGGCAGAATCTGGTGAATACCCAAATCATGGCCTATTCGGCCAAATACGCGTCTAATTACTATGGCCCCTTCCGGGATGCGGTCGGCTCGGCTGCCAATCTGGGTAAGAGCAACAAAAATACCTATCAGATGGATCCGGCCAACAGCGATGAAGCCTTGCATGAAGTAGGGCTGGATATACAGGAAGGTGCCGATATGGTCATGGTGAAGCCGGGCATGCCTTATCTTGATATCGTGCAACGGGTGAAATCGCAATATGGCGTCCCCACTTTTGCCTATCAGGTCAGTGGCGAATATGCGATGCACATGGCAGCCATTCAGAATGGCTGGTTGAAAGAACAGGAATGCATCATGGAATCACTGCTCTGTTTCAAACGCGCGGGGGCTGACGGCATTCTGACCTATTTTGCAAAACGGGCTGCTGGCTGGTTACAAAATAAATAG